From one Burkholderia pyrrocinia genomic stretch:
- a CDS encoding FMN-binding negative transcriptional regulator, producing the protein MYVPADFNEPNPDALRELIVQHPFGSLITHGKNGLDANHIPFELLPGDGGLGELHAHVARANPVWQDVANGDEVLVIFRAGDAYISPNWYPSKHVAHRQVPTWNYVVVHAHGRITVRDDEKFVRGVVARLTRTHEASQPVPWKMGDAPADYLDTMLQSIVGLQIEITRLVGKRKLGQNKAVEDIRGAGDALIADGKLAIGEAMLAAADAKRN; encoded by the coding sequence ATGTACGTCCCCGCCGATTTCAACGAGCCCAACCCCGACGCGCTGCGCGAACTGATCGTGCAGCACCCGTTCGGCAGCCTGATCACGCACGGGAAGAACGGGCTCGACGCGAACCACATCCCGTTCGAGCTGCTGCCGGGCGACGGCGGGCTCGGCGAGCTGCACGCGCACGTCGCGCGCGCGAATCCGGTCTGGCAGGACGTCGCGAACGGCGACGAGGTGCTCGTGATCTTCCGCGCCGGCGACGCGTACATCTCGCCGAACTGGTACCCGAGCAAGCATGTCGCGCACCGGCAGGTGCCGACCTGGAACTACGTGGTCGTGCATGCGCACGGCCGCATCACGGTGCGCGACGACGAGAAGTTCGTGCGCGGCGTGGTCGCCCGGCTGACGCGCACGCACGAAGCGTCGCAGCCGGTGCCGTGGAAGATGGGCGACGCGCCGGCCGATTATCTCGACACGATGCTGCAGTCGATCGTCGGGCTGCAGATCGAGATCACGCGGCTCGTCGGCAAGCGCAAGCTTGGGCAGAACAAGGCGGTCGAGGATATCCGCGGTGCCGGCGACGCACTGATCGCGGACGGAAAGCTTGCGATCGGGGAAGCGATGCTGGCGGCGGCCGACGCGAAGCGCAACTGA
- a CDS encoding thioredoxin family protein produces the protein MLPRLKTAALVIALAATAGLAAFAGTRDDAGMATSLAGTQAPDFTGIDRWHNSAPLKLDQLHGKVVLVDFWTYSCINCIHTIPYVNDWYRKYRDQGLVVVGVHTPEYPFERDAGNVADAIKRFGIQYPVAQDNRYATWRAYGNQYWPALYLIDANGKVVYTRYGEGGYDKTEAAIRGALAQAGEGMKGATRTQ, from the coding sequence CGACTCAAGACCGCCGCCCTTGTCATCGCCCTCGCCGCCACGGCCGGGCTCGCCGCCTTCGCCGGCACCCGCGACGACGCGGGCATGGCGACCTCGCTGGCCGGCACGCAAGCGCCCGACTTCACCGGCATCGACCGCTGGCACAACAGCGCGCCGCTCAAGCTCGACCAGTTGCACGGCAAGGTCGTGCTGGTCGATTTCTGGACGTACTCGTGCATCAACTGCATTCATACGATTCCGTACGTGAACGACTGGTATCGGAAGTATCGCGACCAGGGGCTCGTCGTGGTCGGCGTGCATACGCCCGAATATCCGTTCGAGCGCGACGCCGGCAACGTCGCCGATGCGATCAAGCGCTTCGGCATCCAGTATCCGGTCGCGCAGGACAACCGCTACGCCACGTGGCGCGCGTACGGCAACCAGTACTGGCCCGCGCTGTACCTGATCGATGCGAACGGAAAGGTCGTCTATACGCGCTATGGCGAAGGCGGGTACGACAAGACCGAGGCGGCGATTCGCGGTGCGCTCGCGCAGGCGGGGGAAGGCATGAAGGGAGCGACGCGCACGCAGTAA